One Gammaproteobacteria bacterium genomic region harbors:
- the prs gene encoding ribose-phosphate diphosphokinase, whose protein sequence is MKLFCLDATRPLGERIAADAGVPLAAHEEREFEDSEFKVRPLEGVAGERVFVCQTLSGDARGSASDKLCRLLFFVGALKDDGAAEVIALVPYLAYSRKDRRTKPHDPITTRYVAALFEAVGVDVVVTVDVHNPAAFENAFRCRKVHVEAAPLLVEHFAARLAADERVVVLSPDAGGMKRAQRFAAALEERTGRAVELAVMEKQRSEGRVSGEAFAGDVAGAAVIIVDDLVSGGTTLARAARAAVARGARAVHAAATHGVLGKGAAETLALPELDSLVLTDTAGDPLARCPSLGPKLTVLGSAPLLAAAIAALSGAS, encoded by the coding sequence ATGAAGCTCTTCTGTCTCGACGCGACTCGTCCGCTCGGCGAACGCATCGCCGCCGACGCGGGCGTGCCGCTCGCCGCGCACGAGGAGCGCGAGTTCGAGGACAGCGAGTTCAAGGTGCGTCCGCTCGAGGGCGTGGCCGGGGAGCGGGTCTTCGTGTGCCAGACCTTGAGCGGCGACGCGCGCGGCAGCGCGAGCGACAAGCTCTGCCGGCTGCTCTTCTTCGTGGGTGCCTTGAAGGACGACGGCGCTGCCGAGGTCATCGCCCTCGTGCCGTATCTCGCCTATTCGCGCAAGGATCGCCGCACCAAGCCGCACGACCCGATCACCACGCGCTACGTCGCGGCGCTCTTCGAGGCCGTGGGCGTCGACGTCGTCGTCACCGTGGACGTCCACAATCCGGCGGCGTTCGAGAACGCCTTTCGTTGCCGCAAGGTGCACGTCGAGGCCGCGCCGCTGCTCGTGGAGCACTTCGCCGCGCGGCTCGCCGCGGACGAGCGCGTGGTCGTGCTGTCGCCGGACGCGGGCGGCATGAAGCGCGCCCAGCGCTTCGCGGCGGCGCTCGAGGAGCGCACGGGGCGCGCGGTCGAGCTCGCGGTGATGGAGAAGCAGCGCAGCGAGGGGCGCGTGTCCGGCGAGGCGTTCGCGGGCGACGTGGCCGGAGCCGCCGTGATCATCGTCGACGACCTGGTCAGCGGCGGCACCACGCTCGCGCGCGCGGCGCGAGCGGCGGTAGCGCGGGGCGCACGGGCCGTGCACGCGGCGGCGACCCATGGCGTGCTGGGCAAGGGCGCGGCGGAGACGCTCGCCCTGCCCGAGCTCGACTCGCTCGTGTTGACCGACACCGCAGGCGACCCGCTCGCGCGCTGCCCGTCGCTCGGCCCGAAGCTCACCGTGCTCGGCAGCGCGCCGCTGCTCGCGGCGGCGATCGCGGCGCTGAGCGGCGCTAGTTAG
- a CDS encoding TonB-dependent receptor yields the protein MAVTAVSSSAYGQEPQSLEEIVVTGSRIVRQDFQSNSPIVTVDNDDFETQTGLNIESYLNQMPQYNPAASPVTTEQDVQITPINSVGVATISLRGFGPNRSLTLVNGKRQVPINALMWTDINSIPSALIERVETITGGASAVYGADAIGGVTNFILRDDFEGFEVDMQYGATSAGDGDESRISAVFGSNFDDGRGNIALGVESYNRDAAYEINHDPYVEYRSNPRSPGSFLFLQGINGYNCNTRIENPADPDGPTIANCPDFGTVNALFSDTSEGRPIFLPFGYGNFQTQFAFNPDGTIFANTGAGGLSRYRGPVDGREYVRTIALDGSTFLDPGDTYEGLKWNNMRAFASAPQERQSFFASGTYDLNDRVSLFARSTFAQSKTQTVLFGTSVIAGWEGTIPYNPTTDSPVDPSLDYTDPDVVTAVRDNPDAFANPDFIATGEPGAQHPVPVELAILLNSRIDPTGRWQPDWNPDDSLPPRSTFNTNEVWQIEMGANFDLGADWTGEAYYGRGESSTYNVAAGNLSLERYRALIEQPDYGRGAKISGNENSIRPNFGAADITCTSGFYDTFFSGDAPLSQDCFDAINATLQTRTQNTQDIIELNFQGPVAELPAGDVRLAAGYQKRRNSSVFNPDILQSTVSFTDQVVGVYPTGYLDASTSVDDYYLEALVPVIQDKPAFQRLELELGWRTSDYEHTDKEDTWKSLLNWQVNDRLRFRGGFNRATRAPNLGELFLNSQEVFTAGGNFGDPCGIRSNSPFGMRGLLGDPNQEPDETDPRDLGLAPGQTEAGAQSTYLICQELMGGAGSTGAVEFYDRSDATGESGDIFAWVLQEGNPNLKSETADTWTFGLVADVGNVTLTADWYKVEIEDAIMLYSIDYANFLCFGTNIVSTPEEAAAQAATRPCQLLPRDQNNGAPLTTSLSFDNQATIETSGMDLAVNWTRPLFAGTLGLNMQATILDYYRTKQSPAPFDPEIDWAGSLGPNLSGTDGGAYDYRLFGSLNYSMRDWTVNLRMRYLPPVWTADYAAQQAIIENNQRVAAGGEGILLGYTPSSEIETDAYSIFDLSFNWNLTESMSLRGGITNLFDTDPELVGADAGYPPGTDLGAVCNGAPGCIPPTTSLSNPGTIDAGYYDTLGRRYFLGLAVRF from the coding sequence ATGGCAGTGACTGCGGTTTCCTCGAGCGCGTATGGGCAAGAGCCCCAATCGCTCGAGGAGATCGTCGTGACCGGCTCGCGCATCGTGCGCCAGGACTTTCAGTCCAACAGTCCGATCGTCACCGTCGACAACGACGACTTCGAAACGCAGACGGGCCTCAACATCGAGTCCTATCTGAACCAGATGCCGCAGTACAACCCCGCCGCTTCGCCCGTCACGACCGAGCAAGACGTGCAGATCACGCCGATCAACTCCGTCGGCGTGGCAACGATCTCGCTGCGCGGCTTCGGCCCGAACCGGAGCCTGACGCTCGTGAACGGCAAGCGTCAGGTGCCGATCAACGCGCTGATGTGGACGGACATCAACAGCATCCCTTCCGCGCTGATCGAGCGCGTCGAGACGATCACGGGCGGCGCGTCGGCCGTGTACGGCGCGGATGCCATCGGCGGCGTCACGAACTTCATTCTGCGCGACGACTTCGAGGGCTTCGAGGTCGACATGCAGTACGGCGCAACGTCGGCCGGTGATGGAGACGAGTCGCGCATCTCGGCCGTGTTCGGCAGCAACTTCGACGACGGCCGCGGCAACATCGCGCTCGGCGTGGAGAGCTACAACCGCGACGCGGCCTACGAGATCAATCACGATCCCTACGTCGAGTATCGGAGCAATCCGCGCTCACCGGGGAGCTTCCTGTTCCTGCAGGGCATCAACGGCTACAACTGCAACACTCGGATCGAGAACCCGGCCGACCCGGACGGGCCGACCATCGCGAACTGTCCCGATTTCGGCACCGTGAATGCGCTCTTCTCGGACACGTCCGAAGGCAGACCCATCTTTCTGCCGTTTGGCTACGGCAACTTCCAGACCCAATTCGCCTTCAACCCGGACGGCACGATCTTCGCCAACACGGGCGCCGGCGGTCTGTCCCGGTACCGCGGTCCCGTGGACGGTCGGGAATACGTCAGAACGATCGCCCTCGACGGCTCCACTTTCCTCGACCCCGGCGACACGTACGAAGGCCTGAAGTGGAACAACATGCGAGCGTTCGCCAGCGCGCCGCAGGAGCGGCAATCGTTCTTCGCCTCGGGTACGTACGACCTCAACGACCGCGTTTCCCTGTTCGCGCGCTCGACGTTCGCTCAAAGCAAGACGCAGACGGTGCTGTTCGGCACGAGCGTGATCGCGGGCTGGGAGGGGACGATTCCCTACAACCCGACGACGGACAGCCCCGTCGATCCGAGCCTGGATTACACCGACCCGGACGTCGTCACGGCCGTGCGCGACAATCCGGACGCGTTTGCGAACCCGGACTTCATCGCGACGGGTGAACCGGGCGCCCAGCACCCGGTTCCGGTGGAGCTGGCCATTCTGCTGAACAGCCGTATCGACCCGACCGGGCGCTGGCAGCCGGACTGGAACCCGGACGACAGCCTCCCGCCGCGCAGCACCTTCAATACGAACGAGGTCTGGCAGATCGAAATGGGCGCCAACTTCGATCTGGGCGCGGACTGGACGGGCGAGGCCTATTATGGGCGAGGCGAGTCGAGCACGTATAACGTCGCGGCGGGCAATCTGTCCCTCGAGCGTTACCGGGCGCTGATCGAGCAGCCGGATTACGGCCGCGGCGCCAAGATCTCCGGCAACGAGAACAGCATCCGGCCGAACTTCGGCGCAGCCGACATCACGTGCACGTCCGGCTTCTACGACACCTTCTTCTCGGGCGACGCTCCGCTCTCGCAGGACTGCTTCGATGCGATCAACGCGACGCTGCAAACGCGGACGCAAAACACGCAGGACATCATCGAGCTGAACTTCCAGGGGCCGGTCGCAGAACTGCCCGCGGGCGACGTGCGCCTGGCGGCGGGCTACCAGAAGCGCCGCAACAGCTCCGTGTTCAACCCGGACATCCTGCAGTCGACGGTGTCCTTCACCGACCAGGTCGTCGGCGTCTATCCGACCGGCTACCTCGATGCATCCACCTCGGTGGACGACTACTACCTGGAGGCTCTGGTGCCGGTTATCCAGGACAAGCCGGCGTTCCAGCGGCTGGAGCTCGAGCTGGGCTGGCGAACCTCCGATTATGAGCACACCGACAAGGAGGACACCTGGAAGAGCCTGCTGAACTGGCAGGTCAACGACAGGCTGCGCTTCCGCGGCGGGTTCAACCGGGCGACCCGGGCGCCGAACCTCGGCGAGCTGTTCCTGAACTCGCAGGAGGTCTTCACCGCCGGCGGCAACTTCGGCGATCCGTGCGGGATCCGGTCGAACTCGCCGTTCGGCATGCGCGGCCTCCTGGGAGATCCGAACCAGGAACCCGACGAGACTGATCCGAGGGACCTCGGGCTCGCGCCCGGCCAGACCGAAGCCGGCGCGCAGAGCACCTACCTGATCTGTCAGGAGCTGATGGGCGGTGCGGGCAGCACCGGCGCCGTAGAGTTCTACGACCGATCGGACGCGACCGGAGAGAGCGGCGACATCTTCGCGTGGGTATTGCAGGAAGGCAATCCGAATCTGAAGTCGGAGACGGCAGACACGTGGACCTTCGGTCTCGTTGCCGACGTCGGCAACGTGACGCTGACGGCGGACTGGTACAAGGTGGAGATCGAAGACGCGATCATGCTGTATTCGATCGACTACGCGAACTTCCTGTGCTTCGGCACGAACATCGTCAGCACGCCGGAGGAGGCGGCTGCGCAAGCCGCCACGCGACCGTGCCAGCTCCTGCCCCGCGACCAGAACAACGGCGCTCCGCTGACGACGTCGCTGTCGTTCGACAACCAGGCCACGATCGAAACCTCAGGCATGGACCTCGCGGTGAACTGGACCCGGCCGCTGTTCGCCGGCACGCTGGGCCTCAACATGCAGGCGACGATCCTGGACTACTACCGCACCAAGCAGTCGCCCGCCCCGTTCGACCCGGAAATCGATTGGGCAGGCTCTCTCGGCCCGAACCTGTCGGGCACGGACGGGGGCGCGTACGACTATCGGCTGTTCGGCTCGCTGAACTACTCGATGAGAGACTGGACCGTGAACCTGCGCATGCGCTACCTGCCGCCCGTCTGGACGGCCGACTACGCGGCGCAGCAGGCGATCATCGAGAACAACCAGCGTGTTGCGGCCGGCGGCGAGGGGATTCTGCTGGGCTACACGCCGAGCTCGGAGATCGAGACCGACGCCTACAGCATCTTTGACCTGTCGTTCAACTGGAACCTGACGGAGTCGATGTCGTTGCGCGGCGGGATCACGAACCTGTTCGACACGGATCCCGAGCTGGTAGGCGCGGACGCGGGCTATCCCCCCGGGACGGATCTGGGCGCGGTCTGCAACGGTGCTCCCGGTTGCATACCCCCGACCACCAGTCTGTCGAATCCCGGCACCATCGACGCCGGCTACTACGACACGCTCGGTCGACGGTACTTCCTGGGTCTGGCGGTTCGATTCTAG
- a CDS encoding MBL fold metallo-hydrolase: MKMRVALAVLVAGSLAASASAQQPSQPAEGARAARPAGAAPRRSPLPPPEPIEHVKDNIYKIFGGGGNTLVVVQEDGVVLVDTKMPGNGPAILNEVKKVTDKPIKLIINTHSHPDHVGSNDYIREQYPNVRIVMHEGAKEELSGPRGNPNLLPTETFTDRMTIGSGADRIELYHFGPGHTNGDTFVLFPAARLLCMGDVMAWNMAPFLPAGGAEAIAEETEALVEAMRGKVDLVEEGHGHMNTWEGLERLARFNRALVDAAKLHYDRGDPPGMAVADLQKNPDFAPLLDTHIKKGLEYGNTPLARAHMNVNVAYAELAGETIGFGLANGAPLPATDKHKGSDPKDTARPTPDMLADAVDK; encoded by the coding sequence ATGAAGATGAGAGTTGCTCTAGCAGTTCTGGTTGCCGGCAGCCTGGCCGCATCGGCCTCGGCGCAACAGCCATCACAGCCTGCCGAGGGCGCTAGGGCGGCCCGTCCCGCCGGCGCGGCGCCGCGGCGTTCGCCGCTTCCGCCGCCCGAGCCGATCGAGCACGTCAAGGACAACATCTACAAGATATTCGGCGGCGGCGGGAACACGCTGGTCGTCGTGCAGGAAGACGGCGTCGTCCTGGTCGACACCAAGATGCCGGGCAACGGCCCGGCGATCCTCAACGAGGTCAAGAAGGTCACCGACAAGCCGATCAAGCTGATCATCAACACGCACAGTCACCCTGATCACGTCGGCAGCAATGACTATATCCGCGAGCAGTATCCGAACGTGCGCATCGTAATGCACGAAGGCGCCAAGGAAGAGCTGAGCGGGCCGCGCGGAAATCCCAACCTCCTGCCGACCGAAACCTTCACGGATCGCATGACGATCGGCTCGGGGGCAGACCGGATAGAGCTTTATCACTTCGGCCCCGGCCACACGAACGGCGATACATTCGTGCTGTTCCCTGCCGCGCGTCTGTTGTGCATGGGCGATGTCATGGCGTGGAACATGGCGCCGTTCCTGCCCGCCGGCGGCGCCGAAGCGATCGCCGAAGAGACCGAGGCCCTCGTCGAGGCCATGAGGGGGAAGGTCGACCTGGTCGAGGAAGGCCACGGGCACATGAATACCTGGGAAGGTCTCGAGCGCCTGGCCCGCTTCAACCGGGCTCTGGTCGACGCCGCGAAGCTTCACTACGACCGCGGAGACCCGCCCGGCATGGCCGTTGCCGACTTGCAGAAGAACCCGGACTTCGCGCCGCTGCTCGATACTCACATCAAGAAGGGGCTCGAATACGGCAACACGCCGCTCGCGCGCGCGCACATGAACGTGAATGTCGCTTATGCCGAGCTCGCCGGTGAGACGATCGGTTTCGGGCTCGCCAACGGCGCGCCGCTGCCGGCCACCGACAAGCACAAGGGCTCCGACCCCAAGGACACGGCTCGGCCGACTCCTGACATGCTCGCGGACGCAGTGGACAAGTAG
- a CDS encoding sialidase family protein, whose translation MWRKTISGGAAVLAVWAGSAIPAGAHGWLFKLHGWPFAPNWGEAELVGPGENGVSKPGVSDGCPIETADGLSLVFASSREDPNDIWAADRTRVGDPWSEPRKLEAPVNSPAGDFCPTPVRGRSLLFVSTRPGACPGEQAAGGDIYLSRQSPAGGWSEPVHLACAPDGPNTAGGERSPSLVETPYGTFLFYSTNGNAANGSIGVNQDIHVSVMRSNGTFGPGKPIAALSTPDFDDLMPNVRERPEGGYEMVFSSNRTRSPLGPAPKGGQDVYMSFAWFLPGPWTPPVNLGVVNTDGTEQRATLSHDGKRLYFGRVPVGGTSDIYVSERKRE comes from the coding sequence ATGTGGCGTAAGACGATCTCGGGCGGGGCGGCCGTGCTGGCCGTGTGGGCGGGGAGCGCGATCCCCGCCGGCGCGCACGGCTGGCTCTTCAAGCTGCACGGCTGGCCGTTCGCACCGAATTGGGGAGAGGCCGAGCTCGTGGGACCGGGCGAGAACGGCGTCAGCAAGCCGGGCGTGAGCGACGGGTGCCCGATCGAGACTGCCGACGGCCTGAGCCTCGTGTTCGCGTCGAGCCGGGAGGATCCGAACGACATCTGGGCGGCGGACCGAACGCGCGTCGGCGATCCGTGGTCCGAGCCGCGCAAGCTCGAAGCACCCGTCAACTCGCCTGCCGGCGACTTCTGCCCGACGCCCGTGCGCGGACGCTCGTTGCTGTTCGTGTCGACCCGGCCCGGTGCTTGCCCGGGCGAACAGGCCGCCGGCGGCGACATCTACCTCTCGCGGCAAAGCCCGGCCGGCGGCTGGAGCGAGCCCGTCCATCTGGCATGCGCTCCCGACGGCCCGAACACGGCCGGCGGCGAGCGCAGCCCGTCGCTCGTCGAGACGCCGTACGGCACCTTCCTGTTCTACTCGACGAACGGCAACGCCGCGAACGGCTCCATCGGCGTGAATCAGGACATACACGTGAGCGTCATGCGCAGCAACGGTACGTTCGGGCCGGGCAAGCCCATCGCGGCGCTCAGCACGCCGGACTTCGACGACCTGATGCCGAACGTGCGGGAGCGGCCGGAAGGCGGCTACGAGATGGTGTTCAGCTCGAACCGCACGCGCTCGCCGTTGGGTCCGGCGCCGAAGGGCGGCCAGGACGTCTACATGTCGTTCGCGTGGTTCCTGCCGGGACCGTGGACACCGCCGGTCAATCTGGGCGTCGTCAACACGGACGGCACCGAGCAACGCGCAACGCTGTCGCACGACGGCAAGCGTCTCTATTTCGGCCGAGTCCCGGTCGGCGGAACCAGCGACATCTACGTGAGCGAACGCAAGCGCGAGTGA
- a CDS encoding ABC transporter permease → MMQTDLTEPRFNHLAAMEDVTRSTLDRVRAIPGVAAATATCCVPLHSGYGMVFNIIGREHERPFTGGGDFSMITGEYFETFEIPVLRGRVFDERDRSNSPPVIVISRELAERYWPEGEDPIGAQMLVGGGGALYPELADEPVREVIGIVDDVQAVSLSAPPRPGMYVPLEQYWRAAGQDENTLEWVVRTNVDPMRLSATIQDAIQSIRNMILRQGLLLVAIGTVMGLVAAFFLEDLLVSVLFGVEPRDLVTFAGIPLILILVALAAVSIPAYRATRVDSLTALRYE, encoded by the coding sequence ATGATGCAGACGGACCTGACGGAGCCGAGGTTCAACCATCTGGCCGCGATGGAAGACGTCACCAGGAGCACGCTGGACAGAGTCCGTGCCATTCCGGGTGTTGCAGCGGCGACGGCTACTTGCTGCGTCCCGCTGCACTCGGGCTACGGAATGGTGTTCAACATCATAGGCCGCGAGCACGAGCGGCCGTTCACGGGCGGCGGCGACTTTTCGATGATCACGGGAGAGTACTTCGAGACGTTCGAGATCCCGGTCCTTCGAGGCCGCGTGTTCGACGAGCGCGATCGCTCCAACTCGCCTCCCGTCATAGTCATCAGCCGTGAGCTGGCCGAAAGGTATTGGCCGGAAGGCGAAGACCCGATAGGCGCTCAAATGCTTGTCGGCGGGGGAGGAGCGTTGTATCCGGAGCTCGCCGACGAGCCTGTCCGAGAAGTCATCGGTATCGTGGACGACGTCCAGGCGGTAAGCCTGTCCGCGCCGCCCCGACCCGGCATGTACGTCCCCTTGGAGCAGTACTGGCGCGCCGCCGGCCAGGACGAGAATACGTTGGAGTGGGTCGTTCGAACGAATGTCGATCCGATGCGGCTATCCGCGACGATTCAGGACGCGATTCAAAGCATAAGGAACATGATCCTTCGGCAGGGCCTGCTGCTCGTAGCGATCGGCACGGTGATGGGACTCGTGGCGGCGTTCTTCCTGGAGGATCTTCTGGTCTCGGTGTTGTTCGGGGTCGAGCCGCGCGACCTCGTCACGTTTGCCGGGATACCCTTGATCCTGATACTCGTTGCACTCGCAGCAGTGTCGATCCCCGCATACCGAGCCACGCGGGTCGACTCGCTCACTGCACTGCGCTACGAGTAG
- a CDS encoding RtcB family protein — MDLTLLERESEYAWRIEPHGDMRVPGIIYGDEALVRAMDAKVHEQVCNVATLPGIVRASYAMPDAHWGYGFPIGGVAAFDPDDGGVVSAGGVGFDISCGVRSLHTGLERRDVEPAKERLADQLFRDVPAGVGSTGRIRLDDDTMDAMLTGGARWAVEHGYGEPRDLDRIEERGAMPGADPSRISERARNRQRDEMGTLGSGNHYLEIQHVTEIYSPDIAPVFGLAEGDVLATIHCGSRGLGHQIGTEFLRSMATAAHEHGIRLPDRELACAPIRSPIGEAYLGAMRAAINCALANRQIITHLARQAFAKVLPRAELTLLYDVSHNTCKIEEHAVNGTRKRLFVHRKGATRAFGPGHPDVPEALRAVGQPVLIGGSMGTGSYVLAGAPGNEALSFSSSCHGAGRAMSRHQAKRTWRGRAVVDELARRGIVVRSRSLTGVAEEAPHAYKDVAAVVQAAHDAGLSRMVARVEPLVCIKG; from the coding sequence ATGGATCTGACACTGCTCGAACGCGAATCGGAGTATGCCTGGCGCATCGAGCCGCACGGCGACATGCGCGTGCCGGGCATCATCTACGGCGACGAGGCGCTCGTCCGCGCGATGGACGCGAAGGTCCACGAGCAGGTGTGCAACGTGGCCACCTTGCCGGGCATCGTGCGCGCCTCGTACGCCATGCCGGACGCGCACTGGGGCTACGGCTTCCCGATCGGCGGCGTGGCCGCGTTCGACCCGGACGACGGCGGCGTGGTCTCCGCGGGCGGCGTGGGCTTCGACATCTCCTGCGGCGTGCGGAGCCTCCACACCGGGCTCGAGCGCCGGGACGTCGAGCCCGCGAAGGAGCGCCTGGCCGATCAGCTCTTCCGCGACGTGCCCGCGGGCGTCGGCAGCACGGGCCGCATCCGCCTCGACGACGACACCATGGACGCCATGCTCACGGGCGGCGCCCGCTGGGCCGTCGAGCACGGCTATGGGGAGCCGCGCGATCTCGACCGCATCGAGGAACGGGGCGCGATGCCGGGCGCCGATCCGTCCCGCATCTCCGAGCGCGCCCGCAACCGCCAGCGCGACGAGATGGGCACGCTCGGCTCCGGCAACCACTACCTCGAGATCCAGCATGTCACCGAGATTTACTCGCCGGACATCGCCCCCGTGTTCGGCCTCGCGGAGGGCGACGTGCTCGCCACGATCCACTGCGGCTCGCGAGGCCTGGGCCACCAGATCGGCACGGAGTTTCTGCGCAGCATGGCGACGGCGGCGCACGAGCACGGCATCCGCCTGCCGGACCGCGAGCTCGCCTGCGCGCCCATCCGCTCGCCGATCGGCGAGGCGTACCTGGGCGCGATGCGCGCGGCCATCAATTGCGCGCTCGCGAATCGCCAGATCATCACGCACTTGGCCCGGCAAGCGTTCGCAAAAGTGCTGCCCCGCGCGGAGCTCACGCTGCTCTACGACGTCTCGCACAACACGTGCAAGATCGAGGAGCACGCGGTGAACGGCACGCGCAAGCGGCTCTTCGTGCACCGCAAGGGCGCGACGCGCGCCTTCGGCCCCGGTCATCCCGATGTGCCGGAGGCGCTGCGGGCCGTCGGCCAGCCGGTGCTCATCGGCGGCTCGATGGGCACGGGCTCGTACGTGCTGGCGGGCGCGCCGGGCAACGAGGCGCTGTCGTTCAGCTCCTCGTGCCACGGCGCGGGCCGCGCGATGAGCCGGCACCAGGCGAAGCGCACGTGGCGCGGCCGCGCGGTCGTCGACGAGCTCGCGCGCCGCGGCATCGTCGTGCGCAGCCGCTCGCTTACCGGTGTGGCGGAGGAGGCCCCGCACGCCTACAAGGACGTGGCCGCCGTCGTGCAGGCGGCGCACGACGCGGGGCTGTCGCGCATGGTGGCGCGCGTCGAGCCGCTGGTCTGCATCAAGGGCTAG
- a CDS encoding archease, producing MTTPTPEPQARYEHFPHDADVGVRGFGRSPAEAFEQVALALTAAVTDPNKVAPDREVALRCEAPDQELLLADWLNALVYEMATRNMLFGKFSVRIDGARLEGRAWGEPVDAAKHEPAVEVKGATYTGLRVAQEPDGTWLAQCVVDV from the coding sequence ATGACCACACCCACCCCCGAGCCGCAGGCGCGCTACGAGCACTTTCCGCACGACGCGGACGTCGGTGTGCGCGGCTTCGGCAGGAGCCCGGCGGAAGCGTTCGAGCAGGTCGCGCTCGCGCTCACGGCGGCCGTCACCGACCCAAACAAGGTCGCGCCGGATCGAGAAGTGGCGCTGCGCTGCGAGGCGCCGGATCAGGAGCTCTTGCTCGCCGATTGGCTGAACGCCCTCGTGTACGAGATGGCGACCCGCAACATGCTGTTCGGCAAGTTCAGCGTGCGCATCGACGGCGCCAGGCTCGAAGGCCGAGCGTGGGGCGAGCCGGTGGACGCCGCGAAGCACGAGCCGGCCGTCGAGGTCAAAGGCGCGACGTACACGGGCCTCAGGGTCGCGCAGGAACCGGACGGCACGTGGCTTGCCCAATGTGTGGTCGACGTCTGA
- a CDS encoding PEP-CTERM sorting domain-containing protein: MQRKASVVLRCRGNAHVFLALSLSCAASSAFAIPISSELTAHSAAQLTTTGVVVTDQVTDGVSQGATIDPLSASTFLTINDGSTTATVSSQGEATWLNPNAGTVTLNTFFETVGTANGFVSGGVFPSVEFAYTFIADFDGTLSVAYETVSDFSIPFAIIVSGFSGSHFALGNTAGTAIFDLLVGETYRYSIVSSTTRGGENLGEGQSNSMGTFDWAFTPTGTTTPPTSVPEPAPLTLLALGLFVSVLSRRRAK, translated from the coding sequence ATGCAACGAAAGGCCAGCGTCGTCTTGCGGTGCCGCGGTAATGCGCACGTCTTCCTCGCCCTGTCGCTGAGCTGCGCCGCATCGAGCGCGTTTGCGATTCCGATCTCGTCGGAGCTTACTGCGCATTCGGCCGCTCAACTGACAACCACCGGCGTCGTCGTCACGGACCAAGTGACGGACGGCGTATCGCAAGGTGCCACAATAGATCCCCTGTCGGCATCCACGTTCCTGACGATCAACGATGGATCAACCACGGCAACGGTGAGTAGTCAGGGCGAGGCAACTTGGCTCAACCCGAATGCGGGCACGGTAACGCTGAACACCTTCTTCGAGACGGTGGGCACGGCGAATGGGTTCGTCTCGGGCGGCGTTTTTCCAAGCGTGGAGTTCGCATATACGTTCATCGCGGATTTCGACGGCACGCTGAGCGTCGCTTACGAGACGGTGAGCGACTTTTCCATACCTTTCGCGATCATTGTGTCCGGGTTTTCGGGGTCGCACTTCGCCCTGGGGAATACCGCTGGTACCGCGATATTCGATCTGCTGGTCGGGGAGACGTATCGGTACAGCATCGTGTCGTCAACAACCCGAGGAGGCGAAAATCTGGGGGAAGGCCAAAGCAACTCGATGGGCACCTTTGACTGGGCTTTCACCCCGACCGGAACGACAACGCCGCCGACCAGTGTGCCGGAGCCGGCACCGCTCACCTTGCTTGCACTTGGGCTCTTCGTCTCAGTTCTTTCGCGGCGCCGAGCGAAATAG